TTCCTTACAGCTCTTAAACGAGTATCCGTATTTTCCAATGCGGCTAGCAGTTTGGTAAAACTCCATCTTACCGAAGGACAGATCGTGGTATCCGCACAAGATATCGATTTCTCAACGTCTGCCGAAGAAACAATTCCTTGCCAGTATAATAGTCCTGAGTTAAGTATAGGATTCAAAGCAACTTATCTCATTGAAATATTAAGTAATATCAATTCAACGGAGGTAGTGTTGGAATTAGCAGATCCTTCCAGGGCAGGATTGATTGTGCCGGCTGAAAATGAGGAGAATGAGGACTTGTTGATGTTATTGATGCCAATGATGTTAAACGACTAAATATCAGAATCTACTAATGCAGTTAAACTTAAAAAACCCGTTAGTCTTCTTTGACTTGGAGACTACCGGGATAAATATTGTAACCGACCGTATTGTGGAAATATCTTATGTGAAGATATTTCCTAATGGAAAAGAAGAAACAAAAACACGCCGTATTAACCCTGAAATGCATATTCCGGAAGAAGCCACTGCTATACACGGAATAACGGATGAAGACGTAAAAGACTGTCCTACGTTCAAGTCGATAGCCAAGTCGTTAGCTACTCAGATTGAAGGATGCGATTTGGCTGGATATAACTCTAATCGTTTTGATATTCCTTTACTAGCGGAAGAATTTCTTCGTGCCGGTGTAGATATTGATCTGAGTAAACGCAAGTTTGTGGATGTGCAGACTATTTTCCATAAAATGGAACAACGAACTTTATCGGCTGCATATAAGTTTTACTGCAATAAAAGTTTAGAGAATGCTCATACGGCTGCTGCCGATACAATGGCTACCTACGAAGTATTAAAAGCCCAATTGGATCGTTATCCTGATTTGAAGAACGATATTAATTTTCTTTCCGAATATTCTTGTTTTACGAATAATGTAGATTTTGCCGGACGAATGGTGTATAATGAGAAGAAACAGGAAGTATTCAATTTCGGTAAATATAAAGGAAAATTGGTAAGTGAAGTGCTGCGTAACGATCCCGGTTATTACAGTTGGATCATGCAGGGTGATTTCCCTTTGAATACTAAGAAGATGCTGACTACTATTAAACTGAGGGACTTTAATAATAAATAAGAAGATGAATAACTTCGAATTTATCAATCCTGTTAAGGTGGTGTTTGGAAAAGGTTCCATAGCTGAACTTTCCGCTCAACTCCCTTCGCATGCCAGAGTGCTGGTAATATACGGAGGGGGAAGCATAAAAAGAAATAATATTTATAATCAGGTAACAGAAGCTTTAAAAGGGTTTGGTTATTTTGAGTTTGGCGGTATCGAGGCTAACCCACAGTATGAAACTTGTATGCAAGCCGTTACGTTAATAAAGGAAAAAAATATAAATTTCCTCTTGGCGGTAGGTGGAGGTTCGGTAATAGATGCTACTAAATTTATTGCAGTAGCCTCTTTATTCGATGGCGAGCCGTGGGATGTGCTGGTAAAAGGAAGTCCTGTAGAAAACGCTTTGCCAGTAGGCGTAGTGCTTACTCTGTCTGCAACAGGTTCGGAAACGAACGAACGTGCTGTTATTTCCCGAATGGAAACCCGGCAGAAACTAATGTTTTCGTCATCCAAGGTATTTCCACAATTTGCGATTCTTGATCCGGAAGTAACCTACTCCCTTCCTGCCCGGCAAGTAGCTAACGGAGTAGTTGATTCGTTTATCCATGTGGTAGAACAATACCTTACTTATCCGGTAAATGCTAAAGTACAAGATTATTTTGCGGAAGGCTTAATGAAAACCATTGTAGAAGAAGGACCCAAAGCTCTTTACAACCCTACTGATTACGATGTGCGTGCCAATTTGATGTGGGCTGCTACAAATGCTTTGAATGGATGGATAGGATGTGGCGTACCGCAGGATTGGAGTTCACATCGGATGGGATATGCCTTGACCGTACAGTTCGGCTTAGACCATGCGCAAACGTTAGCTGTGCTTTTACCGGGTGTAATGACTTATTTTAGGAAAGAAAAAGAAGCCAAGTTACTCCGTATGGGTGAAGTCCTTTGGGGAATCACTCAGGGGACAACCGAGGAAAGGGTACAACAAACTATAAAGGAAACAGAAACTTTTTTTCAGAAAATGGGAATCCGAACTCGCTTAGGAGATTACGGCATACAGGAAAGCGATCTTGATTGCCTTGTTGGGCCTCTTAAACAAATGGGCTGGAAATTGGGTGAATATGGCAAAATC
The genomic region above belongs to Parabacteroides pacaensis and contains:
- a CDS encoding iron-containing alcohol dehydrogenase, giving the protein MNNFEFINPVKVVFGKGSIAELSAQLPSHARVLVIYGGGSIKRNNIYNQVTEALKGFGYFEFGGIEANPQYETCMQAVTLIKEKNINFLLAVGGGSVIDATKFIAVASLFDGEPWDVLVKGSPVENALPVGVVLTLSATGSETNERAVISRMETRQKLMFSSSKVFPQFAILDPEVTYSLPARQVANGVVDSFIHVVEQYLTYPVNAKVQDYFAEGLMKTIVEEGPKALYNPTDYDVRANLMWAATNALNGWIGCGVPQDWSSHRMGYALTVQFGLDHAQTLAVLLPGVMTYFRKEKEAKLLRMGEVLWGITQGTTEERVQQTIKETETFFQKMGIRTRLGDYGIQESDLDCLVGPLKQMGWKLGEYGKIDSKIAKEIMLLRL
- a CDS encoding 3'-5' exonuclease, translated to MQLNLKNPLVFFDLETTGINIVTDRIVEISYVKIFPNGKEETKTRRINPEMHIPEEATAIHGITDEDVKDCPTFKSIAKSLATQIEGCDLAGYNSNRFDIPLLAEEFLRAGVDIDLSKRKFVDVQTIFHKMEQRTLSAAYKFYCNKSLENAHTAAADTMATYEVLKAQLDRYPDLKNDINFLSEYSCFTNNVDFAGRMVYNEKKQEVFNFGKYKGKLVSEVLRNDPGYYSWIMQGDFPLNTKKMLTTIKLRDFNNK